Within Sinorhizobium sp. RAC02, the genomic segment GCCGGCGAGAAACAGCATATCGGCGAGCTGGCCGATATTCTTGTCCTTGGTGCGCCCGGACAGAAGTTCGTCGCCGATGGCGAGCATGGCGGCAGTGGCGATAGGACGGGAACTCATGGGCGCTCTCTGAAGTTCGGACAGAAATGCCGACCGAAGGCACGGCATTGTCAATGGCGGGTGAACAGTCTGTCGACCGGGCGGCTCATGTCGCCGTCACTTCAAAGTGCTACATCCAAGCCGACGCCGCGATCAAGCGGAAAGGTCCCTTCGACACTCAGGAGACGACGATGGCAAAAGTTCTGGTTCTTTACTACTCGGCCTATGGCCACATCGAAGCCATGGCCTATGCCGTGGCGGAAGGCGCGAAGTCGGCCGGTGCCGAGGTAACGGTGAAGCGGGTGCCGGAACTGGTGCCGGAAGAGGTCGCAAAGTCCTCGCACTTCAAGCTCGACCAGAAGGCCGAGATCGCTGCCGTGAACGAACTTGCCGATTACGACGCGATCATCGTCGGCGCCGGCACGCGCTTCGGCACGGTCGCCTCGCAGATGCGCAATTTCTGGGACCAGACGGGCGGCCTGTGGGCCGGCGGCAAGCTGGTCGGCAAGGTCGGTTCGGTCTTCACGTCCTCCGCCACTCAGCATGGCGGGCAGGAATCGACCATCCTCGGCTTCATCCCGACGCTGCTCCATCACGGCCTCGTCGTTGCCGGCCTGCCTTATGCCTTCCAGGGCCAGATGGGTGTCGAAGCCGTCAAGGGCGGTTCGCCCTACGGCGCCTCCACCATCACCGACGGCGACGGCTCGCGCCAGCCTTCCGAAATCGAGTTGGAAGCGGCCCGCTTCCAGGGCGCGCATGTTGCCAAGATCGCCGGAAAGCTTTCGGCCTGACGTTCTCCTGAAACGTCACTGAAAAGAGGGTGCGGCCACCGTCAG encodes:
- the wrbA gene encoding NAD(P)H:quinone oxidoreductase type IV, with the protein product MAKVLVLYYSAYGHIEAMAYAVAEGAKSAGAEVTVKRVPELVPEEVAKSSHFKLDQKAEIAAVNELADYDAIIVGAGTRFGTVASQMRNFWDQTGGLWAGGKLVGKVGSVFTSSATQHGGQESTILGFIPTLLHHGLVVAGLPYAFQGQMGVEAVKGGSPYGASTITDGDGSRQPSEIELEAARFQGAHVAKIAGKLSA